In Musa acuminata AAA Group cultivar baxijiao chromosome BXJ3-9, Cavendish_Baxijiao_AAA, whole genome shotgun sequence, a single genomic region encodes these proteins:
- the LOC135648364 gene encoding DEAD-box ATP-dependent RNA helicase 37-like, producing the protein MRSSWADAVANAEISAAATSASPSNVSSVAAAPSRGGRPAYVPPHLRNRQPSSEPLAPTLADGPSGARQPPAGAAPAGASRWGSGPIRDVGRPISGGGRGGQGGWHSRRDREVNPFANDDETTEATFSSQENSGINFDAYEDIPVETSGENVPPPVNTFAEIDLGDALNENIRRCKYVKPTPVQRHAIPISLAGRDLMACAQTGSGKTAAFCFPIISGIMSGPPGPRQRGSRTSYPLALILSPTRELSVQIHEEARKFAYQTGVRVVVAYGGAPINQQLRDLERGVDILVATPGRLVDMLERARVSLQHIKYLALDEADRMLDMGFEPQIRRIVEQMDMPSRGQRQTMLFSATFPKEIQRLASDFLYSYIFLAVGRVGSSTDLIVQRVEFVLDSDKRSHLMDLLHAQRDSGAHGKQALTLVFVETKRGADSLEHWLCMNGFPATTIHGDRSQQEREHALRTFKSGATPILVATDVAARGLDIPHVAHVINFDLPNDIDDYVHRIGRTGRAGNSGLATAFFNESNASLARSLSELMQEANQEVPQWLSRYAAARSHGGGGGGRNRRSGGPRFGGRDFRRDSAFSRGGGGDYYSGGGGYGGGSYGASSGYGSGGYGSAGVTSAWD; encoded by the exons ATGCGATCTTCATGGGCTGATGCAGTCGCGAACGCCGAGATCTCGGCGGCCGCGACCAGTGCCTCTCCTAGTAACGTTTCGTCTGTCGCGGCGGCCCCCTCCCGCGGTGGTCGCCCCGCCTACGTTCCTCCTCATCTACGGAACCGCCAGCCGTCTTCTGAGCCTCTGGCGCCGACCCTCGCCGATGGTCCGTCGGGTGCCAGACAGCCGCCTGCTGGTGCCGCGCCAGCTGGCGCAAGCCGCTGGGGCAGTGGCCCCATCCGTGACGTGGGTCGCCCCATCTCTGGTGGTGGGAGAGGTGGACAGGGCGGTTGGCACTCCCGGAGGGACCGTGAGGTGAATCCTTTTGCGAACGATGATGAGACCACAGAAGCTACGTTCAGTAGCCAAGAAAATTCTGGGATCAACTTTGATGCCTACGAGGACATACCTGTTGAGACGAGCGGCGAGAATGTGCCCCCACCGGTGAACACATTTGCAGAGATTGATTTGGGCGATGCACTGAATGAGAACATTAGACGGTGCAAGTATGTGAAGCCAACCCCGGTCCAGCGACATGCGATCCCAATTTCACTTGCTGGGCGGGACCTGATGGCCTGTGCTCAGACAGGGTCGGGAAAGACAGCAGCTTTCTGCTTTCCGATTATAAGTGGTATCATGAGTGGACCACCTGGACCAAGGCAAAGAGGCTCAAGGACTTCTTACCCACTCGCACTGATTTTATCACCTACCCGCGAGCTTTCTGTTCAG ATACATGAAGAGGCTAGGAAGTTTGCTTACCAGACTGGTGTCAGGGTTGTCGTTGCCTATGGTGGTGCTCCAATTAATCAACAG TTGCGAGACTTGGAAAGGGGTGTTGACATTCTTGTGGCAACTCCTGGTCGTCTAGTAGATATGCTTGAGAGAGCTAGAGTTTCATTGCAACACATTAAATACTTGGCCTTAGATGAGGCTGACAGAATGCTTGACATGGGTTTTGAGCCACAAATTCGAAGAATTGTTGAACAAATGGACATGCCTTCACGAGGCCAAAGGCAGACTATGCTGTTCAGTGCAACATTTCCAAAGGAGATACAG AGATTGGCTTCTGACTTCCTTTATAGTTACATCTTTCTTGCTGTCGGAAGAGTTGGTTCTAGTACTGATTTGATTGTTCAGAGAGTGGAGTTTGTACTTGATTCAGACAAAAGAAGCCACCTTATGGACCTtcttcatgcccaaagagatagtGGTGCTCATGGAAAA CAAGCTTTAACTTTGGTCTTTGTGGAGACAAAAAGAGGAGCTGATTCATTGGAACACTGGCTGTGTATGAATGGGTTTCCTGCAACCACTATTCATGGGGATAGGAGTCAGCAG GAAAGAGAGCATGCTCTGCGAACTTTCAAGAGTGGTGCAACTCCTATTCTTGTTGCAACAGATGTTGCAGCCCGTGGGTTAGATATTCCGCATGTGGCACATGTCATCAATTTTGACCTACCCAATGATATTGATGACTATGTACACCGTATTGGAAGGACAGGCAGAGCTGGGAATTCAGGTCTGGCGACTGCTTTTTTCAATGAGAGCAATGCATCCCTGGCGAGGTCGTTGTCTGAGCTTATGCAGGAAGCAAACCAGGAGGTGCCACAGTGGCTCTCCCGCTATGCTGCAGCTCGTTCTCACGggggcggcggcggtggcagaAACCGGAGATCTGGTGGGCCTCGCTTTGGTGGTCGTGATTTCAGGAGAGATTCTGCCTTCAGCAGGGGCGGGGGAGGAGATTACTACAGCGGGGGCGGTGGATACGGAGGAGGATCATATGGTGCGTCTTCAGGTTATGGGAGTGGTGGCTACGGGAGTGCTGGGGTGACAAGTGCTTGGGATTAG